ATTAGAAGGAGCAAGACCAATTGTTACAAATCACATGCAGTGATAGAAATGGTGGTTATTGCATATATCGCCCTTGAAGCGATAGAAATGGCATGGTCACAGGTTTGCTTTGATTCATCCAACCTCACTTTCAACCAACAAAACTAATAACGACCCAAACAATGTGAatcatagaaaatgaaaaatctaaATCGTGCACATTTTGAGTCAGACCAAAATCATCTACATCCAAaacaaattaagtaaatttgcaaaaaaaacaaaacacagaaATGACCTCCTAGACAATTCGATGATACGGGAGCGCTTGGCCTGAGAGTTGTCAGTGCAACCAAAGACCGCCAGTATTCCACACATGGCTGGCGGCGGAGAATGATCTCTCGCTCGCTTTCTCTCTCTGACTAAGTCTGAGCACGCGACAGAGAAGAAAGGAGTAGCAAATGACGGTGGAGGCTGCTAGGGAAGCAGGTGGGATTGTTTTGTATTTGGTTCTGTGGATCACGGCCGTTGATTGATTCTGACCAATTTTCAAAAGATTCCAAATATTcgtttcaaaatatatataataaccttCAAAAGGTTACCTTCTAGCTCTAGGGTTTCGGGCCCGGTCCTTTTGGTCCGGATTCCaggagtaatgataggcaggggccatcctgccggcccctgcccggccctttcctatgTGGAAAGGGCCATGCcggtttaatatatatatatatatatattttttaaaaaaaaaaaattcaaattttgaaaacaaatggTCGATATCATTTCATTTTCGCACTTTTCAGTTTCAGACCTTCCCCCCCCattttttccctccctctctccatctccggccaTTTTCTTCCCACCACTAACCGAGAAGAACGACCCGCCACCGCCGTTCTCCACGCACGACCCGGCCGCACCGTTCTCCACCTCCGGCCATTTTCTTCCCACCATCGACCACGAAGAACGACCCGCCACCCGCACCGTTCTCCACCTCCGGCCATTTTCTTCCCACCATCGACCGCGAAGAACGACCCGCCACCGCCGGCCGCACCGTTCTCCACCCCCACGCACGGCCCGCCACCGTCATTCTTCCAGTTCCTACGAGGTCCCCCACCGTCATTCTTCCGGTGCCGACGAGGTCCcccaccgtcgttctccatcttcggccaaaGCCCACCCACCGGCCGTCTTCCAGTGGCGACCCTCTTCCATCTCCACCTCCGGCCAAAAAGAGCAGGTTCGCCCATTTTCTTTTAGGTTAATCTGCTGTCCTTTTCTGTTGCTCCATTTTTTGTTCATGTGAATTGCTCGTGTGTGAAATCTTATAGGAGATTTGTGTGTTGATTGCTCCATCTTCTATTCcatctttttttgatttttgatttatgGATTTAGCTTGTGTTATAGTGCTTGTAGATTAGCTTCTCACTAGACCACACTGCAACAATTATGAATTGactccataattttttatttgcagTAGTTGTAGTCTTCTGTAGTTTcctttgcaaaagaaaaaatgctatggtgaatgattttttttgttgctagTTTGGTTCTGGTGGTGGTAAGAACAGAAATGAGGGGATGGGGCCGGGAAAGTTGCAACTGAAGTTGTAGTGTCTATATGCTCTGTTCTCTGCTCTTGTTCTGAATGAAAATGTTCTGTTGGTTTTGTAATTGTGTGATGTATTTGAGTTTTGTATGGTTGTTGTTGGTGTTGCTTTGGGatggtgataattttttttttttttttttgggggggggttaAACTGTTAGAAAAACGGATTGGAAAAGTAATTCTTAGAAACAATTTGGAGTAATTATGTTGCATTTTCTGTAACATTGAAATTAGGAACCAATTTGTGCTGTGTTTGAATTGGGGAACTAAATGATAATGCAttgatatgaatatttatttgttaCAGAAATTTTTAAATGGATTTATCACAATTGGACTTGATTTCACAACACGAAGATGATTGTTCATTGACACATATTgaacttgatgatgttgtgcccatcgaaatggaccctcaaaatggtatgttggACACTTCATGCttacctttaatttttgtaacataataaatgttattatttatagttgggttctttacaccatatttatttatttcttttcattttgtgatagatggaaatgaaaTTGTTGCTAATGACCAATTGAATGATGGTGTGGATAATTGTCGGTCGAAGGCTAAACTCATAGATGGAGATAAAGTTGTTGAGGAGCCTAAGAGCGGTATGCTATTTGGCTCCATAGAGGAAGTCGTTAACTATTATAGGACTTATGGAAAGCAAGCGGGCTTTGGTGTgacacaaaagaagaagaaaaagtatgaaaatggaGATGTACACTACATCAGTCTGACATGTGCTCGCGGAGGCAAAGCATCATCCAGTTCAAGTAATAACCTGTGCAAGGCTAGCAAAACAAGCAAAACGGGGTGTCAGGCTACTTTGAATGCAACGTTAGTGGATACATCGTGGTATGTGACAAATGTAAATCTAGGGCATAATCACGACTTAAGCCCAGGTAAAGCGAGATACTTTCGGTGCAACAAGAAGTTGGATCCTGCTACGAAGAGAAAGCTTGATATAGATGATAGAGCTGGAATCCGCACCAATAAAATTTATAACGCACTAGCCGTTGAAGCGGGGGGTTATGAGAATCTtatatttggagagagagagtgtcgcAATTATATTGCGAACTCAAGACGCCTTCGCCTTGGTACAGGAGGTGCCGCAGCACTTCATGACTATTTCAATAgaatgcggaaagtaaatgatgatttttattttgatatagaTGTGGATGATGAGTGTAGGCTGAGAAAtgttttttgggctgatgcacgaagtagggcatcatatgaagattttggtgatgtGGTTACATTTGACACAACATACTTAACCAACAAATACGAaatgccatttgctccttttgtgGGAGTAAACCATCATGGTCAATCAATTCTTTTAGAGGCGGCATTAATTTCAAGTGAGGATACAGagtcatttgtttggttgtttgaggcaTGGTTGAAATGCATGAAGGGCCGTGCGCCAAGGGCAATTATTACAGATCAAGATAGGgccatgaaaaatgctattaaGAAGGTGTTTCCGAATGCTCGtcatagattttgtttatggcataTACTGAAAAAACTTCCGGAAAAGTTTGGATCACATTCACAATACTATGCCATTAAGAGTGCCATAAGAAATTGTGTGTATAATTCTCATACATGTGACGAGTTTGATGCATGTTGGCAGAGTATGCTTGAGTGTTATAATTTAGAGGAGAATGCATGGCTGCGTGGTTTATACAGTGAAAGGACTTTTTGGGTaccaacatatttgaatgatgTATTTTGGGCCGGCATGACTACCACACAACGTAGTGAGAGTATGAATGCcttttttgatggttatgtgcaATCGTCCACCTCATTAAAGGAATTTGTGGATCAATACGATAACGCTTTGCGCAGGAAGGTTGAGGTTgagaatgttgctgatttcgATTCCTTCAATACCACCATTTCATGTGTGAGCCATTGGCCATTTGAGAAGCAATTCCAAAAAATTTACACCCATGCAAAGTTTAGAGAAGTTCAGAAGGAGATTTCATCGATTATGTATTGTGGTTCTTctcttttaaaaagtgaatgtGGAATTCGTACCTATCAGGTGATCGAACAGGTAGAAATTAATGAATCCTATAggaaaaaaatcgtttttaatGTTTGCTACAATGGCCCTGTATGTGAAGTGAATTGTAGTTGCCGTTTGTTTGAATCAAGAGGAATTTTGTGCAAACATGCCATATCCGTGTTGACTACATTTGAAGATGTGGATTTGTTGCCCGAAAAGTATTTTCTAAATCGATGGAGGAAGGATTTGAAGCGGCCATATAAGTTAATCAAGAGTAGTTATGATCCTTTGAGTGGCAACCCTACTGCAGATCGATATGCTGAACTGAGCAACAATGTGCTGAAGTTGGCCGCTATTGCAGCACCAAACGTGGACCATTGCATGGAATTGCAAAAGTATGTTGATAtgctaattaagaaatttaGCGGTCCAAGCTGTGAACAAAGTCAACCTTCCCAATCACTCCCAAGTGCAAAAGATCTCCCAAGTGCACCTATGATCGATAATGGAGCCATGGATTGTATGGAGGTGGAGGTGTGTAGTCCTCTTGTGGCTCGAA
The Alnus glutinosa chromosome 14, dhAlnGlut1.1, whole genome shotgun sequence genome window above contains:
- the LOC133856802 gene encoding protein FAR-RED IMPAIRED RESPONSE 1-like; this encodes MDPQNDGNEIVANDQLNDGVDNCRSKAKLIDGDKVVEEPKSGMLFGSIEEVVNYYRTYGKQAGFGVTQKKKKKYENGDVHYISLTCARGGKASSSSSNNLCKASKTSKTGCQATLNATLVDTSWYVTNVNLGHNHDLSPGKARYFRCNKKLDPATKRKLDIDDRAGIRTNKIYNALAVEAGGYENLIFGERECRNYIANSRRLRLGTGGAAALHDYFNRMRKVNDDFYFDIDVDDEYFGDVVTFDTTYLTNKYEMPFAPFVGVNHHGQSILLEAALISSEDTESFVWLFEAWLKCMKGRAPRAIITDQDRAMKNAIKKVFPNARHRFCLWHILKKLPEKFGSHSQYYAIKSAIRNCVYNSHTCDEFDACWQSMLECYNLEENAWLRGLYSERTFWVPTYLNDVFWAGMTTTQRSESMNAFFDGYVQSSTSLKEFVDQYDNALRRKVEVENVADFDSFNTTISCVSHWPFEKQFQKIYTHAKFREVQKEISSIMYCGSSLLKSECGIRTYQVIEQVEINESYRKKIVFNVCYNGPVCEVNCSCRLFESRGILCKHAISVLTTFEDVDLLPEKYFLNRWRKDLKRPYKLIKSSYDPLSGNPTADRYAELSNNVLKLAAIAAPNVDHCMELQKYVDMLIKKFSGPSCEQSQPSQSLPSAKDLPSAPMIDNGAMDCMEVEVCSPLVARTKGARPSIRKVSVVEKVVAKKSSKGGNKKQSNTNPEQRRKRKKTCQRSLVDELDTSEDPLLFSTDV